In one Sphingomonas sanguinis genomic region, the following are encoded:
- a CDS encoding SAM-dependent methyltransferase produces MREKFSRYLKDILADSYICYGRPGKIADGGRLIVAGGGIGARDLLQDIPALLSDSDYVMVCLADQVTQKSIYDSYPEAVDLTCLYAEGKDRHATYLQMAELMIAPARNGKKVLAIFYGHPGLFASATHRAIAIARNEGISAHMRPGISALDYAIADLGFDPAFPGLGSFEATDLLMRNRPLDPTVHNVIWQVGMVGEAGYRASGFDNKGLAQLKRHMLRYYPTDHVVTNYIGSSFAGTRPIMLPFALADLDTQEVAEQIIAYSTLYVPPSIERPYDRNACVEMGWVAEGQSLPSADAYKTDLTYSDVNQSLLDASGVEFLTRTTNPSDENPFYRLVDKLNADPSFSDWYETHPEEAIWSMRLDISDEHKEVMVSTDFRRIEDALFQYDAHKSEVGKQPNRY; encoded by the coding sequence ATGAGAGAGAAATTTTCACGGTATTTGAAAGATATACTAGCTGATAGCTATATCTGCTACGGCCGCCCAGGGAAGATTGCTGATGGCGGGCGCCTGATCGTCGCGGGGGGCGGCATCGGCGCAAGGGATTTGCTTCAAGACATACCCGCGCTCTTGTCAGATTCTGATTATGTTATGGTGTGTCTTGCAGATCAGGTAACACAGAAAAGCATCTACGATTCATATCCTGAAGCCGTCGATCTTACGTGCTTGTATGCTGAGGGCAAGGACCGCCATGCGACTTACCTACAGATGGCGGAATTGATGATCGCGCCAGCCCGTAACGGGAAGAAGGTACTGGCGATTTTCTATGGACATCCCGGCCTCTTTGCGTCGGCTACGCATCGAGCAATTGCCATCGCGCGCAACGAGGGCATCTCGGCCCATATGCGGCCGGGGATATCAGCTCTAGATTACGCAATCGCTGATCTTGGGTTTGACCCGGCCTTTCCGGGCTTGGGGAGTTTTGAGGCAACTGATCTATTGATGCGCAATAGGCCGCTTGATCCAACAGTGCATAACGTGATTTGGCAGGTCGGCATGGTCGGTGAGGCTGGTTACAGGGCGTCCGGTTTCGACAACAAAGGTCTTGCGCAACTCAAACGCCATATGCTGCGATACTACCCGACGGACCACGTCGTGACAAATTACATTGGGTCGAGTTTCGCTGGGACGAGGCCGATCATGTTGCCTTTCGCGCTTGCCGATCTTGATACCCAAGAGGTCGCCGAGCAGATCATTGCGTACTCAACGCTGTACGTTCCTCCATCAATCGAACGTCCATACGACAGGAACGCATGCGTTGAGATGGGATGGGTCGCAGAAGGGCAGTCATTGCCGAGCGCCGACGCATACAAAACCGATTTAACCTATTCCGACGTCAATCAATCTCTCCTTGACGCATCGGGTGTAGAATTTCTGACGAGAACAACGAATCCATCCGATGAGAACCCCTTCTATCGGTTGGTTGACAAATTAAACGCTGACCCGTCGTTCAGCGATTGGTACGAAACGCACCCGGAGGAGGCCATTTGGAGCATGCGCCTGGACATTAGCGACGAGCATAAAGAGGTTATGGTATCTACCGATTTTCGCAGGATCGAAGACGCACTATTTCAATATGACGCCCACAAAAGCGAGGTCGGCAAACAACCTAATCGCTATTGA
- a CDS encoding IS5 family transposase (programmed frameshift), with the protein MSDLFWLTDDQMERLRPFFPKSHGKPRVDDRRVLSGIVFVNRNGLRWRDAPSAYGPHKTLYNRWKRWGERGVFTRMMKGLAAGDAEPKTVMIDATYLKAHRTASSLRVKKGNLGRLIGCTKGGMNTKLHALADANGRPLSFFMTAGQVSDYTGAAALLDDLPKAQWLLGDRGYDADWFRDALQAKGIQPCIPGRRSRNEPVRYDQRRYRRRSRIEIMFGRLKDWRRVATRYDRCPTAFFSAIALAATVIFWL; encoded by the exons ATGAGCGACCTGTTTTGGCTCACGGACGATCAAATGGAGCGGCTGCGGCCGTTCTTCCCCAAGAGCCACGGCAAGCCTCGGGTGGATGACCGGCGGGTGCTAAGCGGCATAGTGTTCGTCAACCGCAACGGGCTGCGCTGGCGAGATGCGCCCAGCGCCTATGGTCCCCATAAGACGCTGTACAACAGGTGGAAGCGTTGGGGCGAGCGTGGCGTATTCACGCGCATGATGAAGGGGCTAGCTGCAGGCGATGCTGAACCAAAGACCGTCATGATCGACGCGACATACCTGAAGGCGCACCGTACGGCATCGAGCCTGCGGGTTAAAAAGGGGA ATCTCGGCCGCCTGATCGGGTGCACCAAAGGCGGCATGAACACCAAGCTCCATGCCCTCGCCGATGCGAACGGCCGCCCCTTGAGCTTCTTCATGACCGCCGGTCAGGTCAGCGACTACACCGGCGCGGCAGCACTGCTGGATGACCTACCCAAGGCACAGTGGCTGCTTGGCGACCGCGGCTATGACGCGGACTGGTTCAGGGACGCTCTCCAAGCCAAGGGCATCCAGCCCTGCATCCCCGGTCGGCGATCACGCAACGAGCCCGTCAGATACGATCAGCGCCGCTACCGGCGTCGCAGCCGTATCGAGATCATGTTCGGGCGCCTGAAAGACTGGCGCCGCGTCGCCACCCGCTACGACCGCTGCCCTACCGCCTTCTTCTCCGCCATCGCCCTCGCAGCCACTGTCATCTTCTGGCTCTGA
- a CDS encoding TonB-dependent siderophore receptor has protein sequence MRIITGSLVAAGLTVASITPVHARERNAPASAGETSDQDIVVTGRASPAPKAADDRYKPTPDASTLRSSADPLDTPQTVNIVPAQVIRDQRPRYLDDVLTNVSGITQGNALANTQDTVLKRGFGGNRDGSVMHNGMPLVQGRGFNAASQSVEVLKGPASLLYGIMDPGGVINIVSKKPLLDPHLTVALTGSSYANARAGLEAMADLTGPIAGDLAGRLVLDQQSEDYWRNFGERHDTLIAPSIGWYGGGTQAVLWYEFRRFDMPFDRGTTLDPRTMTPLAVPRRERLDDRNNRMFGVSHLVQLAIDHRLGGTWAGHLAASFNSESYDAGQLRVNGINVQRGTLSRSNDATVGALGTDAYLQTYVDGRFDLFGARHDVILGAEGEYRRYYRRDLIRQTVRATFSYLKPVYGLEPFPTRVSPSDSDQTDRLYNYSLFGQDSMHLGDRWIVLVGGRLIGFDQRAGRGRPFVANTDLTGWAFVLQAGLVWRAGDVFSLYGSYTRSLKPTSTIAPLGSGVTITSSFAPERSRSFEVGAKLDIPDRVSGTLALYDIDKRNVLVSQFNSATRLNDFRTSGQAISRGVELDLSGQVTRTFSLIGSYAYTHARTTKDPVFAGRQLANVAPHTASLSAAYDVGAIAGEDRLRLGAGGRYVGRRPGDSANSFWLDAYVVADAFVTYDTQLAGRRVTFQFNLKNVFDKTYYTSAVNQYGVAIGDPRRAIGTMSFAF, from the coding sequence ATGAGGATCATCACCGGCAGCCTTGTGGCTGCGGGCCTGACGGTCGCGTCCATCACGCCCGTCCATGCGCGCGAGCGAAACGCACCGGCATCGGCTGGCGAAACCTCGGATCAGGACATCGTCGTCACCGGCCGCGCCTCGCCTGCGCCCAAGGCGGCCGACGACCGCTACAAGCCGACGCCCGACGCCTCGACGCTCCGCTCGTCGGCCGATCCACTGGACACGCCGCAGACGGTCAACATCGTCCCCGCCCAGGTCATCCGCGACCAGCGCCCCCGCTATTTGGACGACGTGCTGACCAATGTCAGTGGCATCACCCAGGGCAACGCGCTGGCGAACACGCAGGACACGGTTCTGAAGCGCGGCTTCGGCGGCAATCGCGACGGATCGGTGATGCACAACGGCATGCCGCTGGTCCAGGGGCGCGGGTTCAACGCCGCCTCGCAAAGCGTCGAAGTGCTGAAGGGCCCTGCCTCCCTGCTCTACGGCATCATGGACCCCGGCGGCGTCATCAACATCGTCTCGAAGAAGCCGCTGCTCGACCCGCATCTGACCGTCGCACTCACCGGCTCCAGCTATGCCAATGCCCGCGCCGGGCTGGAGGCGATGGCCGACCTGACCGGGCCGATCGCGGGCGACCTTGCCGGGCGGCTGGTGCTCGACCAGCAGAGCGAGGATTACTGGCGCAATTTCGGCGAGCGGCACGACACGCTGATCGCCCCGTCGATCGGGTGGTATGGCGGCGGGACGCAGGCGGTGCTGTGGTACGAATTTCGCCGTTTCGACATGCCCTTCGATCGCGGCACGACCCTCGATCCGCGCACGATGACGCCGCTGGCCGTCCCGCGCCGCGAGCGGCTCGACGATCGCAACAACCGGATGTTCGGGGTCAGCCACCTCGTCCAGCTCGCGATCGACCACCGGCTGGGCGGCACCTGGGCGGGGCATCTAGCGGCCAGCTTCAACAGCGAAAGCTATGACGCTGGGCAGTTGCGCGTGAACGGCATCAACGTGCAGCGCGGCACGCTGTCGCGCAGCAACGACGCGACGGTCGGTGCGCTCGGCACCGACGCCTATCTCCAGACCTATGTTGACGGCCGCTTCGACCTGTTCGGGGCGCGGCACGACGTCATCCTGGGCGCGGAGGGCGAGTATCGGCGCTATTACCGGCGCGACCTGATCCGCCAGACGGTGCGCGCGACCTTCAGCTATCTCAAGCCCGTCTATGGCCTGGAGCCCTTTCCGACCCGCGTCTCGCCCAGCGACAGCGACCAGACCGACCGGCTCTACAATTATTCGCTGTTCGGACAGGACTCGATGCATCTCGGCGACCGCTGGATCGTGTTGGTCGGTGGACGGCTGATCGGGTTCGACCAGCGTGCCGGGCGCGGGCGGCCGTTCGTCGCCAATACCGACCTGACCGGATGGGCGTTCGTGCTGCAGGCGGGGCTGGTCTGGCGCGCGGGGGACGTATTCTCGCTCTACGGCAGCTACACCCGCTCGCTCAAACCCACCTCGACCATCGCGCCGCTGGGCAGCGGCGTCACCATCACCTCCAGCTTCGCGCCCGAACGCAGCCGCTCGTTCGAGGTCGGCGCGAAGCTCGACATTCCCGATCGCGTGTCCGGCACGCTCGCGCTCTACGACATCGACAAGCGCAACGTGCTGGTGTCGCAGTTCAATTCGGCGACCAGGCTGAACGACTTTCGCACCTCGGGCCAGGCAATCTCGCGCGGGGTCGAGCTGGACCTGTCCGGGCAGGTCACGCGCACGTTCAGCCTGATCGGCAGCTATGCCTATACTCATGCCCGCACGACCAAGGACCCGGTCTTCGCGGGCAGGCAACTCGCCAATGTCGCGCCGCATACCGCGTCGCTGTCGGCCGCCTATGATGTCGGCGCGATCGCGGGCGAGGATCGGCTGCGGCTGGGTGCGGGCGGACGCTATGTCGGGCGGCGGCCGGGTGACAGCGCCAACAGCTTCTGGCTCGACGCCTATGTCGTGGCGGATGCCTTCGTTACCTATGACACGCAGCTTGCCGGGCGACGGGTGACGTTCCAGTTCAACCTGAAGAACGTCTTCGACAAGACCTACTACACCTCGGCGGTCAACCAGTACGGCGTCGCGATCGGCGACCCGCGCCGGGCGATCGGCACGATGAGCTTCGCCTTCTGA
- a CDS encoding sulfite exporter TauE/SafE family protein, with product MIVGLVFFAAFLAFVVSAVAGGGAGLVLVPLLRLIVPVASIPGALSIGTAASSLSRIWLFRTHIRWDVVRRFLPTALPAAAFGAWLLTRFPPVYVEFLLGCFLLLNLPSLFRRIPPAGSEPPLALDRLPWLGAAAGLLSGFTGAVGVVFNRAYYRIGLSKDEIVATRAMNEVLLHLLKIALYAAFGLLPRSAWVAGALVAAAAVFASFASKRVLALMHESLFRRIGLLAMVASGVAMFSLSWQQILSIHRAWIAYVAPGDEPELQLYWGGTRRAAIEREGNGALSVEHSISLADLPTPVRVALPTVIGSGHIVLIERVHGNPAYYEIYWRRDGKLYQIELTADGRPTR from the coding sequence ATGATCGTCGGCCTCGTCTTCTTCGCCGCCTTCCTGGCATTCGTCGTCAGCGCAGTGGCGGGCGGCGGGGCCGGGTTGGTCCTGGTGCCGCTGCTTCGCCTGATCGTGCCGGTGGCGTCGATCCCGGGCGCGCTGTCGATCGGAACGGCGGCCAGTTCGCTGTCGCGCATCTGGTTGTTCCGCACCCATATCCGATGGGACGTGGTCCGCCGTTTCCTGCCCACCGCCCTGCCCGCCGCCGCGTTCGGCGCCTGGTTGCTGACGCGCTTTCCGCCGGTCTATGTCGAGTTCCTGCTCGGTTGTTTCCTGCTGCTCAATCTGCCCAGCCTGTTTCGCCGCATACCGCCCGCCGGATCGGAACCGCCTTTAGCGCTCGACCGCCTGCCTTGGCTGGGCGCTGCGGCGGGACTGCTGTCGGGCTTTACCGGCGCGGTCGGCGTCGTGTTCAACCGCGCCTATTATCGCATCGGCCTGTCGAAAGACGAAATCGTCGCCACCCGCGCGATGAACGAGGTGCTGCTCCACCTGCTAAAGATTGCGCTCTACGCGGCGTTCGGGCTGTTGCCACGATCAGCTTGGGTCGCGGGAGCCCTGGTCGCTGCGGCGGCGGTGTTTGCGTCCTTCGCCTCCAAGCGGGTGCTCGCGCTGATGCACGAAAGCCTATTCCGTCGGATCGGGTTGCTGGCGATGGTGGCGTCGGGCGTCGCGATGTTCAGCCTGTCGTGGCAACAGATCCTGTCGATCCACCGGGCCTGGATCGCCTATGTCGCCCCCGGCGACGAGCCGGAACTCCAGCTCTATTGGGGCGGCACGCGCCGCGCCGCGATCGAGCGCGAAGGCAATGGCGCCTTGTCGGTCGAACACAGCATTTCGCTGGCAGACCTCCCTACCCCCGTCCGCGTCGCCCTGCCGACCGTGATCGGAAGCGGACACATAGTGCTGATTGAGCGGGTTCACGGAAACCCGGCCTATTATGAAATCTACTGGCGCCGGGACGGAAAGCTGTACCAGATCGAACTGACGGCAGACGGACGACCCACACGATAG
- a CDS encoding efflux RND transporter permease subunit, whose product MSYPAFLQRQSLAIMVVALALSLAGAVAALSLPIGLFPQVSFPRVVVDIDAGSRPADQTALIVTKPVEQALRAVQGVRNVRSETTRGSAQISIDFGWGRDMVASTLLVEAAMSRALGTLPPGTTYNVRRMDPTVFPIISYALESRASSPVQLQDFARYQLVPLLSGIQGLARVEVQGGDTAEVEVLADPARLASHGLAMSDVATAISNGNVLSAVGRVQDRGRLSLVIADRSLPGIAAVGDVVIRTDAAGVVHVRDVATVQQGVVPQWLHVSEDGRPAVLLNIYEQPDGNAVRIAQQVQAKLGATRLPPGTRLVSWYDQSELVTQSVASVRDAVLIGLVLAALVLLLFLRNWRITLVAAIVVPATLAATVLVLTVLGMSFNIMTLGGIAAAVGLLIDDVIVMVEHIVRRAAAPPSDGTPTGREAVLPAAREFLTPLTGSSLATLIVFLPLSFLSGVTGAFSKALSITMAAALAISWAMTAFVVPVLTRRLVNFETLHDPQAAGQGRLGRWHDRSLDRLVARPWWLAVIAVPLLAIGYVGYTHVPTGFMPKVDEGGFVMDYYTPPGTSLIETERRMAQVDALLRADPDVLTFSRRLGTGLGGDLGQSYHGDYFVRLKADHARPTEDVAAAIADQVAAKVPGVQVEVAQLMEDLIGDLTAVPQPIEIKLFSADPGILTDQAQKVAALIQKVSGVVEVKDGVQLAGDAIDLHIDPIRAGFEGVTPADVQTAVDAALTGTVATSLALPTKAMDVRIRLPDAMTITRDELARLPIRSGDGHVFPLSRVADLRVVTGQPQIARENLEPMVAVTGRIQSRGLGATIADITHALARPGVLAPGVRYELGGLYQQQQIAFAGLLKVFLAALVAEFILLLVLYRRLGVPLVIIGCSLLSTTAVFTALWITGVDLNITALMGMTMILGIGTEMAIFYVSEYEELAHRLPPREAAREASRNRLRPITMTTLAAILTLLPLALALGQGAGIQQPLAIAIIAGLLLQYPLVLLALPVLLGLLPPRDERAVPA is encoded by the coding sequence ATGAGCTATCCGGCGTTCCTGCAGCGCCAGTCGCTGGCGATCATGGTCGTCGCGCTGGCGCTTTCGCTGGCGGGCGCGGTCGCCGCGCTGTCGCTGCCGATCGGGCTGTTTCCGCAAGTCTCCTTTCCACGCGTGGTCGTCGACATCGACGCCGGATCGCGGCCTGCCGACCAGACCGCGCTGATCGTCACCAAGCCGGTCGAACAGGCCCTGCGCGCCGTCCAGGGCGTGCGCAATGTCCGGTCGGAGACGACACGCGGCTCGGCGCAGATCTCGATCGACTTCGGCTGGGGCCGCGACATGGTCGCCAGCACCCTACTGGTCGAGGCGGCGATGTCGCGCGCGCTCGGCACCCTGCCGCCCGGCACGACCTATAATGTCCGGCGGATGGACCCGACGGTCTTTCCGATCATCTCCTATGCGCTCGAATCGCGCGCCAGTTCGCCGGTCCAGCTTCAGGACTTCGCCCGCTATCAGCTCGTGCCGCTGCTCAGCGGTATCCAGGGCCTGGCCCGCGTCGAGGTGCAGGGCGGCGACACCGCCGAGGTCGAGGTGCTGGCCGATCCCGCCCGGCTCGCCAGCCACGGCCTGGCGATGAGCGACGTGGCGACTGCGATCAGCAACGGCAACGTGCTGAGCGCTGTCGGGCGGGTGCAGGATCGCGGTCGCCTGTCGCTGGTCATCGCCGACCGCAGCCTGCCCGGGATCGCAGCGGTCGGCGATGTCGTCATCCGCACCGATGCGGCGGGCGTGGTGCATGTCCGCGATGTCGCCACCGTGCAGCAGGGCGTGGTGCCGCAATGGCTGCACGTCAGCGAGGACGGGCGCCCAGCCGTGCTGCTCAATATCTACGAACAGCCGGACGGCAACGCCGTGCGCATCGCGCAACAGGTCCAGGCGAAACTGGGCGCGACCCGCCTGCCGCCCGGTACACGGCTGGTCAGCTGGTACGACCAGAGTGAACTGGTGACGCAATCAGTCGCCAGCGTGCGCGATGCCGTGCTGATCGGCCTCGTCCTCGCCGCGCTGGTGCTGCTGCTGTTCTTGCGCAACTGGCGGATCACACTGGTCGCCGCGATCGTGGTGCCTGCGACGCTGGCGGCGACCGTGCTGGTGCTGACCGTGCTGGGCATGAGCTTCAACATCATGACTCTGGGCGGCATCGCCGCCGCCGTCGGCCTGCTGATCGACGACGTCATCGTCATGGTCGAACATATCGTCCGCCGCGCCGCCGCGCCGCCCAGCGACGGTACCCCGACCGGCCGCGAGGCCGTCCTGCCCGCCGCGCGCGAATTCCTGACGCCGCTGACCGGATCGAGCCTGGCGACGCTGATCGTCTTCCTGCCGCTTTCTTTCCTCAGCGGGGTGACGGGCGCATTTTCGAAGGCGCTGTCGATCACCATGGCGGCGGCGCTCGCCATCTCCTGGGCGATGACGGCGTTCGTGGTGCCGGTGCTGACCCGGCGGCTGGTCAACTTCGAGACGCTGCACGACCCGCAAGCGGCGGGTCAGGGGCGTCTGGGGCGCTGGCACGATCGGTCGCTGGACCGGCTGGTCGCCCGGCCCTGGTGGCTGGCGGTCATCGCGGTGCCGCTGCTGGCGATCGGTTATGTCGGCTATACCCATGTGCCGACCGGCTTCATGCCCAAGGTCGACGAGGGCGGGTTCGTAATGGACTATTACACGCCGCCCGGCACCTCGCTGATCGAGACCGAGCGGCGCATGGCGCAGGTCGATGCGCTGCTCCGCGCCGACCCGGACGTACTGACCTTCTCGCGCCGCCTCGGCACCGGGCTCGGCGGTGACCTGGGGCAGAGCTATCATGGCGACTATTTCGTCCGGCTGAAGGCCGATCACGCCCGACCGACCGAGGATGTCGCCGCCGCAATCGCCGATCAGGTCGCCGCGAAGGTGCCCGGCGTGCAGGTCGAGGTCGCGCAATTGATGGAGGACCTAATCGGCGACCTGACGGCGGTGCCGCAGCCGATCGAGATCAAACTGTTCTCCGCCGATCCCGGCATATTGACCGACCAGGCGCAGAAGGTCGCCGCGCTGATCCAGAAGGTCTCGGGCGTCGTCGAGGTGAAGGACGGTGTGCAACTGGCGGGCGATGCGATCGACCTGCATATCGATCCGATCCGTGCGGGGTTCGAGGGCGTCACCCCCGCCGATGTCCAGACGGCGGTCGATGCCGCATTGACCGGCACGGTCGCCACGTCGTTGGCGCTGCCGACCAAGGCGATGGACGTGCGCATCCGCCTGCCCGATGCCATGACGATCACCCGCGACGAGCTGGCACGCCTGCCGATCCGCAGCGGCGACGGCCATGTCTTCCCGCTGTCGCGTGTCGCAGATCTGCGCGTCGTCACCGGCCAGCCGCAGATCGCACGCGAAAATCTGGAACCGATGGTCGCGGTGACCGGGCGTATCCAGAGCCGCGGGCTCGGCGCGACCATCGCCGATATCACCCATGCGCTGGCCCGGCCCGGCGTGCTGGCCCCCGGCGTCCGCTACGAGCTGGGCGGGCTGTACCAGCAGCAGCAGATAGCCTTTGCCGGGCTTCTCAAGGTGTTTCTCGCCGCTTTGGTCGCCGAGTTCATCCTGTTGCTAGTCCTCTATCGCCGGCTTGGCGTGCCGCTGGTCATCATCGGCTGTTCGCTGCTGTCGACCACGGCGGTGTTCACCGCGCTGTGGATCACCGGGGTCGATCTCAACATCACCGCGCTGATGGGCATGACGATGATCCTGGGCATCGGCACCGAAATGGCGATCTTCTATGTCAGCGAATATGAGGAACTGGCGCACCGCCTGCCCCCGCGCGAGGCCGCGCGCGAGGCGAGCCGCAATCGCCTGCGCCCGATCACGATGACGACGCTTGCCGCGATCCTGACGCTCTTGCCACTGGCGCTGGCGCTCGGTCAGGGCGCAGGAATCCAGCAACCGCTGGCGATCGCGATCATCGCCGGACTGCTGCTGCAATATCCGCTGGTGCTGCTGGCCCTGCCGGTCCTGCTCGGCCTGCTGCCGCCGCGGGACGAGCGCGCTGTTCCGGCATGA
- a CDS encoding efflux RND transporter periplasmic adaptor subunit has product MMKNGLLSLVVLGLSACGSQASDTEATASPTTLVTTVPARHGSATRAIQAYGEATPASNAVATLSMPQPGQITQVPAVAGARVRAGEPILVFTLAPAARSSYQQALDAVKAAESQRATTAQLLAQQLATRDQLVQADKAVFDARAALAALRKDGAGATVTVLRAPFAGVVATLPVALGDRTQPGQALATIARAGGLIVTVGVDPARRADLRTGAPVTLSRLDGGASVAGRVQRIDAVLNPRTRQIDVDITYPAGAILSGEAMKVAIATGSADGWQVPHRAVVMASDGSAQLFQIANGKAKAVPVTVTVGGTPDDLVTGALDPHAPVIVDGAYQVADGDSVRVERAR; this is encoded by the coding sequence ATGATGAAGAACGGTTTGCTATCGCTCGTGGTGCTGGGCCTGTCGGCCTGCGGGTCACAAGCGTCCGATACCGAAGCGACCGCGTCCCCGACGACGCTCGTCACCACCGTACCCGCGCGTCACGGCTCGGCCACGCGGGCCATCCAAGCTTACGGCGAGGCGACCCCGGCCAGCAATGCCGTCGCCACGCTCAGCATGCCGCAACCGGGCCAGATCACGCAGGTTCCCGCCGTCGCGGGTGCCAGGGTCCGTGCGGGCGAGCCGATCCTCGTCTTCACGCTCGCCCCGGCGGCGCGCAGCAGCTACCAGCAGGCGCTGGATGCGGTGAAGGCGGCGGAATCGCAACGCGCCACCACCGCCCAGCTTCTGGCCCAGCAACTCGCCACCCGCGACCAGCTCGTCCAGGCGGACAAGGCGGTCTTCGACGCCCGCGCCGCTTTGGCGGCGCTGCGCAAGGACGGGGCTGGCGCGACGGTCACCGTGCTGCGCGCGCCCTTTGCCGGGGTCGTCGCGACGCTGCCCGTGGCGCTCGGCGATCGGACCCAGCCGGGCCAGGCGCTGGCGACGATCGCGCGTGCGGGCGGTCTGATCGTTACCGTCGGCGTCGATCCCGCCCGCCGCGCCGACCTTCGAACGGGCGCGCCCGTCACCCTCTCCCGCCTCGACGGCGGCGCGTCGGTCGCGGGCCGTGTCCAGCGGATCGACGCGGTGCTGAACCCCCGCACCCGCCAGATCGATGTCGACATCACCTATCCGGCGGGCGCTATCCTGTCCGGCGAGGCTATGAAGGTCGCCATCGCCACCGGCAGCGCCGATGGCTGGCAGGTCCCCCACCGCGCCGTCGTCATGGCCAGCGACGGCAGTGCACAGCTGTTCCAGATCGCGAACGGCAAGGCAAAGGCGGTGCCAGTCACCGTCACGGTCGGCGGCACGCCCGACGATCTCGTCACCGGCGCGCTCGATCCCCATGCGCCCGTGATCGTCGATGGTGCGTATCAGGTGGCGGACGGCGATAGCGTCCGGGTCGAGCGGGCGCGATGA
- a CDS encoding TolC family protein codes for MPLLAVILTACAHYSPAPLAEAPLLSASLPATAGLPARPLGVADVVALAVARDPDLIAARTKAGVAQAQLVEAGVLPNPSLTGAFLPLVAGAGTVPAWNLGLAQDVKALLVYKRKRRAARDSVGQVRADLLWQEWQVAGEARQLAVDIIAREQTRPLIDEAVRILGHRQRVTQAALAAGNATLVTAAPSAVGFQQARTTLQTLDQTQLQDRHKLNALLGLAPDAPLSLRTAVDLPPFDLAAARAGVTTLADRRPDLLALRFGYAAQDEGLRAAILSQFPDLILGATGSSDSSKVINVGPNAQVGLPLFDRNQGNIAIARATRAQLQAEYAARLTNATGEVGALLGEMAQLQRQLNLVERDLPAARLAASRAAAAFGAAALDERAYVDLITNRFTKEQEVATLRLALLDRQVAVSTLLGLGLPGVETLGFADPGTRGAAQ; via the coding sequence ATGCCGCTGCTGGCCGTGATCCTGACGGCCTGCGCCCATTATAGCCCCGCGCCGTTGGCCGAGGCTCCCCTGCTTTCCGCCAGCCTGCCCGCGACTGCCGGACTTCCCGCCCGGCCGCTCGGCGTCGCCGATGTCGTCGCGCTCGCCGTGGCGCGAGATCCCGACCTGATCGCCGCCCGGACGAAAGCGGGCGTTGCGCAGGCCCAGCTTGTCGAGGCGGGCGTGCTGCCCAATCCATCGCTGACCGGGGCATTCCTGCCGCTGGTCGCCGGTGCCGGGACGGTCCCAGCATGGAATCTGGGGCTGGCGCAGGACGTCAAAGCGCTGCTCGTCTATAAGCGCAAGCGCCGCGCCGCACGCGACAGTGTCGGTCAGGTGCGCGCCGACCTGCTATGGCAGGAATGGCAGGTCGCGGGCGAGGCGCGCCAGCTGGCCGTCGACATCATCGCGCGCGAACAGACACGGCCGCTAATCGACGAGGCCGTGCGCATCCTCGGCCACCGCCAGCGGGTGACGCAGGCTGCACTGGCGGCGGGCAATGCCACGCTGGTGACCGCCGCACCGAGCGCGGTCGGCTTCCAGCAGGCACGCACCACGCTCCAGACGCTCGACCAGACGCAATTGCAGGACCGGCACAAGCTCAACGCGCTGCTCGGGCTTGCACCCGACGCGCCGCTCTCGCTCCGGACTGCGGTCGACCTCCCGCCCTTCGACCTCGCCGCGGCGCGGGCGGGCGTGACGACGCTGGCTGACCGGCGCCCCGACCTGCTCGCGCTCCGCTTCGGCTATGCGGCGCAGGACGAAGGGCTGCGCGCGGCGATCCTGTCGCAATTCCCCGACCTGATCCTCGGCGCCACCGGATCCAGCGACAGTTCCAAGGTCATCAACGTCGGTCCCAATGCGCAGGTCGGACTGCCGTTGTTCGATCGCAACCAGGGTAACATAGCGATTGCCCGCGCCACTCGGGCGCAGCTTCAGGCCGAATATGCCGCCCGCCTGACCAATGCGACCGGCGAGGTCGGCGCGCTGCTTGGCGAGATGGCCCAGTTGCAACGCCAGCTGAACCTGGTCGAACGCGACCTGCCCGCCGCGCGCCTCGCCGCCTCTCGCGCAGCCGCGGCCTTCGGCGCCGCCGCGCTGGACGAGCGCGCCTATGTCGACCTCATCACCAATCGCTTTACCAAGGAACAGGAAGTGGCGACCCTTCGGCTTGCATTGCTGGACCGTCAGGTGGCGGTGTCGACCCTGTTGGGGCTCGGCCTGCCCGGCGTAGAGACGCTGGGGTTCGCCGATCCTGGCACGCGAGGCGCCGCGCAATGA